A region of Vigna radiata var. radiata cultivar VC1973A chromosome 6, Vradiata_ver6, whole genome shotgun sequence DNA encodes the following proteins:
- the LOC106764797 gene encoding uncharacterized protein LOC106764797 isoform X2: protein MGDLHANGIVFGEDRPCGSSPPSPPLPILNPDPSSVAADAWAAAEQTTGEILRSIQPTLAADRRRREVVDYVQRLIRYGARCEVFPYGSVPLKTYLPDGDIDLTALSCQNIEDGLVSDVRAVLHGEEINEAAEYEVKDVRFIDAEVKLVKCIVQDIVVDISFNQLGGLSTLCFLEKVDQLVAKDHLFKRSIILIKAWCYYESRVLGAHHGLISTYALETLVLYIFHQFHVSLDGPLAVLYRFLDYFSKFDWDNYCVSLKGPISKSSLPNIVAEVPENGGNTLLTEEFIRSCVESFSVPSRGSDLNLRAFPQKHLNIIDPLKENNNLGRSVNKGNFFRIRSAFKYGARKLGWILMLPDDRIADELIRFFANTLERHGSTQVNVDKSVLSSSTASKRDAGPGNQHNYESREEIQDDSSLAGEFLDSSGDGNAVASYKLSEDSRDFATSGVLDIASANDLSYCSNGRIESNISSSESALNTVIDEGIVSNSPRSHTDEKNMASYGSAVSTYANILENNFFHGDRSTTSVSGVTEASMSLLDLTGDYDSHIGNLQYGQMCNGYTVSPVVPSPPRSPKFPKNRNPWETVRQCVQINHSLRSQANSNCVIGQQVYVINHPTLPMTTFASEEKRKIRGTGAYFPNMTSRPYRDNRPIPGRGRGQAQSSQGHLQRHTRNNGLALAPQEMNLSPEGNFEYSLEGYSAIGSTKARSPETYFPQPSTWGSHYTNGFLHSSEKHESGSVVPQLRVASRTDMSNYPDSGISTSRGTVPNTGVVTEEKPNSLSVVDSKSVSGGVLGHSNCLDDAPQKNSW from the exons ATGGGCGATCTTCATGCAAACGGCATCGTTTTCGGGGAGGATCGCCCGTGCGGGTCCTCGCCGCCGTCTCCGCCGCTTCCGATATTAAATCCCGATCCGTCCTCTGTGGCGGCGGATGCCTGGGCGGCGGCCGAGCAAACCACCGGCGAGATTCTCCGCAGCATACAGCCCACGCTCGCCGCCGACCGGAGGCGGAGGGAGGTCGTCGATTACGTCCAGAGGCTCATTCGGTACGGCGCGCGCTGCGAG GTTTTTCCATATGGATCAGTTCCATTAAAAACATATCTTCCAGATGGAGATATTGATTTAACTGCACTCAGTTGTCAAAACATTGAGGATGGCTTGGTATCTGATGTTCGTGCTGTTCTTCATGGAGAGGAAATTAATGAAGCTGCTGAATATGAAGTGAAGGATGTTCGTTTCATTGATGCAGAG GTTAAGCTTGTTAAATGCATAGTACAGGATATTGTTGTAGACATCTCTTTCAATCAGTTAGGAGGACTCAGTACATTATGCTTTCTTGAGAAG GTTGATCAACTTGTTGCCAAGGATCATCTTTTCAAACGTAGTATTATCCTGATTAAGGCTTGGTGCTATTATGAGAGCCGTGTACTGGGTGCTCATCATGGTCTGATTTCGACATATGCTTTGGAAACCTTGGTTCTGTATATCTTCCATCAGTTTCATGTATCCTTAGATGGTCCTCTAGCA GTTCTCTACAGATTTTTGGACTACTTCAGCAAATTTGATTGGGACAACTATTGTGTTAGTTTGAAGGGACCAATTAGCAAATCTTCTCTGCCTAATATAGTAG CTGAGGTTCCTGAAAATGGAGGAAATACCCTACTGACTGAAGAATTCATTAGAAGCTGTGTGGAATCATTCTCAGTACCATCAAGAGGGTCAGATTTAAATTTGCGTGCATTTCCCCAGAAACATCTTAACATCATTGATCCATTGAAGGAAAACAACAATCTTGGCCGGAGTGTCAATAAAG gGAACTTTTTCCGAATACGCAGTGCTTTTAAGTATGGTGCCCGTAAACTTGGCTGGATTCTTATGTTACCAGACGATAGAATAGCAGATGAGCTTATTAGGTTCTTTGCAAACACCCTGGAAAGGCATGGAAGCACTCAGGTAAATGTAGACAAGTCAGTTTTGAGCTCATCTACAGCATCCAAAAGGGATGCAGGACCTGGAAATCAACATAATTATGAAAGCAGAGAGGAAATCCAAGATGACTCCTCTTTGGCAGGGGAGTTCCTTGATTCCTCTGGGGATGGAAATGCAGTCGCAAGTTATAAACTTAGTGAAGATTCTAGGGATTTTGCAACATCTGGGGTATTGGATATAGCAAGCGCTAATGATTTGTCATATTGTTCAAATGGGCGAATTGAAAGTAATATTTCAAGCAGTGAATCTGCTCTAAATACTGTTATTGATGAAGGTATAGTGAGCAATTCTCCCAGATCACATACTGATGAAAAGAATATGGCATCTTATGGTTCAGCTGTTTCAACATATGCTAATATCcttgaaaataatttctttcatgGTGATAGATCCACCACTAGTGTTTCTGGGGTTACTGAAGCTTCAATGTCGTTGTTGGACCTTACTGGGGATTATGACAGTCACATCGGAAACTTACAATATGGTCAGATGTGTAATGGTTATACTGTCTCTCCTGTTGTGCCTAGCCCTCCTAGATCTCCGAAGTTCCCAAAAAATAGGAATCCATGGGAAACTGTTCGTCAATGTGTACAAATTAATCACAGTCTTCGATCTCAGGCAAACTCAAATTGTGTTATTGGGCAACAAGTTTACGTCATAAATCATCCCACACTTCCAATGACAACTTTTGCttcagaagaaaaaaggaaaattcgAGGAACAGGCGCATACTTTCCTAACATG ACTTCTCGTCCTTACAGGGATAATAGGCCAATTCCAGGAAGGGGAAGGGGCCAAGCACAAAGTTCTCAGGGGCATCTGCAGAGACACACTCGTAACAATGGCTTGGCCCTAGCTCCACAAGAAATGAATTTGTCTCCGGAAGGAAACTTTGAATATTCTCTAGAAGGATACTCTGCTATTGGTAGCACCAAAGCAAGATCACCTGAAACCTATTTCCCTCAACCTTCTACATGGGGGTCACATTATACCAACGGTTTCCTTCACTCATCTGAGAAACATGAATCTGGATCTGTGGTCCCTCAGCTTCGTGTAGCCTCAAGAACTGACATGAGCAATTACCCAGACTCTGGGATTTCTACATCTAGGGGCACTGTGCCTAACACGGGGGTGGTGACAGAGGAGAAGCCTAATTCATTGTCTGTAGTTGATTCCAAAAG TGTCTCTGGTGGAGTTCTTGGCCATTCGAATTGCCTTGATGACGCCCCCCAGAAAAATTCGTGGTAG
- the LOC106764797 gene encoding uncharacterized protein LOC106764797 isoform X4 — MGDLHANGIVFGEDRPCGSSPPSPPLPILNPDPSSVAADAWAAAEQTTGEILRSIQPTLAADRRRREVVDYVQRLIRYGARCEVFPYGSVPLKTYLPDGDIDLTALSCQNIEDGLVSDVRAVLHGEEINEAAEYEVKDVRFIDAEVKLVKCIVQDIVVDISFNQLGGLSTLCFLEKVDQLVAKDHLFKRSIILIKAWCYYESRVLGAHHGLISTYALETLVLYIFHQFHVSLDGPLAVLYRFLDYFSKFDWDNYCVSLKGPISKSSLPNIVAEVPENGGNTLLTEEFIRSCVESFSVPSRGSDLNLRAFPQKHLNIIDPLKENNNLGRSVNKGNFFRIRSAFKYGARKLGWILMLPDDRIADELIRFFANTLERHGSTQVNVDKSVLSSSTASKRDAGPGNQHNYESREEIQDDSSLAGEFLDSSGDGNAVASYKLSEDSRDFATSGVLDIASANDLSYCSNGRIESNISSSESALNTVIDEGIVSNSPRSHTDEKNMASYGSAVSTYANILENNFFHGDRSTTSVSGVTEASMSLLDLTGDYDSHIGNLQYGQMCNGYTVSPVVPSPPRSPKFPKNRNPWETVRQCVQINHSLRSQANSNCVIGQQVYVINHPTLPMTTFASEEKRKIRGTGAYFPNMTSRPYRDNRPIPGRGRGQAQSSQGHLQRHTRNNGLALAPQEMNLSPEGNFEYSLEGYSAIGSTKARSPETYFPQPSTWGSHYTNGFLHSSEKHESGSVVPQLRVASRTDMSNYPDSGISTSRGTVPNTGVVTEEKPNSLSVVDSKRCYQRMAIL, encoded by the exons ATGGGCGATCTTCATGCAAACGGCATCGTTTTCGGGGAGGATCGCCCGTGCGGGTCCTCGCCGCCGTCTCCGCCGCTTCCGATATTAAATCCCGATCCGTCCTCTGTGGCGGCGGATGCCTGGGCGGCGGCCGAGCAAACCACCGGCGAGATTCTCCGCAGCATACAGCCCACGCTCGCCGCCGACCGGAGGCGGAGGGAGGTCGTCGATTACGTCCAGAGGCTCATTCGGTACGGCGCGCGCTGCGAG GTTTTTCCATATGGATCAGTTCCATTAAAAACATATCTTCCAGATGGAGATATTGATTTAACTGCACTCAGTTGTCAAAACATTGAGGATGGCTTGGTATCTGATGTTCGTGCTGTTCTTCATGGAGAGGAAATTAATGAAGCTGCTGAATATGAAGTGAAGGATGTTCGTTTCATTGATGCAGAG GTTAAGCTTGTTAAATGCATAGTACAGGATATTGTTGTAGACATCTCTTTCAATCAGTTAGGAGGACTCAGTACATTATGCTTTCTTGAGAAG GTTGATCAACTTGTTGCCAAGGATCATCTTTTCAAACGTAGTATTATCCTGATTAAGGCTTGGTGCTATTATGAGAGCCGTGTACTGGGTGCTCATCATGGTCTGATTTCGACATATGCTTTGGAAACCTTGGTTCTGTATATCTTCCATCAGTTTCATGTATCCTTAGATGGTCCTCTAGCA GTTCTCTACAGATTTTTGGACTACTTCAGCAAATTTGATTGGGACAACTATTGTGTTAGTTTGAAGGGACCAATTAGCAAATCTTCTCTGCCTAATATAGTAG CTGAGGTTCCTGAAAATGGAGGAAATACCCTACTGACTGAAGAATTCATTAGAAGCTGTGTGGAATCATTCTCAGTACCATCAAGAGGGTCAGATTTAAATTTGCGTGCATTTCCCCAGAAACATCTTAACATCATTGATCCATTGAAGGAAAACAACAATCTTGGCCGGAGTGTCAATAAAG gGAACTTTTTCCGAATACGCAGTGCTTTTAAGTATGGTGCCCGTAAACTTGGCTGGATTCTTATGTTACCAGACGATAGAATAGCAGATGAGCTTATTAGGTTCTTTGCAAACACCCTGGAAAGGCATGGAAGCACTCAGGTAAATGTAGACAAGTCAGTTTTGAGCTCATCTACAGCATCCAAAAGGGATGCAGGACCTGGAAATCAACATAATTATGAAAGCAGAGAGGAAATCCAAGATGACTCCTCTTTGGCAGGGGAGTTCCTTGATTCCTCTGGGGATGGAAATGCAGTCGCAAGTTATAAACTTAGTGAAGATTCTAGGGATTTTGCAACATCTGGGGTATTGGATATAGCAAGCGCTAATGATTTGTCATATTGTTCAAATGGGCGAATTGAAAGTAATATTTCAAGCAGTGAATCTGCTCTAAATACTGTTATTGATGAAGGTATAGTGAGCAATTCTCCCAGATCACATACTGATGAAAAGAATATGGCATCTTATGGTTCAGCTGTTTCAACATATGCTAATATCcttgaaaataatttctttcatgGTGATAGATCCACCACTAGTGTTTCTGGGGTTACTGAAGCTTCAATGTCGTTGTTGGACCTTACTGGGGATTATGACAGTCACATCGGAAACTTACAATATGGTCAGATGTGTAATGGTTATACTGTCTCTCCTGTTGTGCCTAGCCCTCCTAGATCTCCGAAGTTCCCAAAAAATAGGAATCCATGGGAAACTGTTCGTCAATGTGTACAAATTAATCACAGTCTTCGATCTCAGGCAAACTCAAATTGTGTTATTGGGCAACAAGTTTACGTCATAAATCATCCCACACTTCCAATGACAACTTTTGCttcagaagaaaaaaggaaaattcgAGGAACAGGCGCATACTTTCCTAACATG ACTTCTCGTCCTTACAGGGATAATAGGCCAATTCCAGGAAGGGGAAGGGGCCAAGCACAAAGTTCTCAGGGGCATCTGCAGAGACACACTCGTAACAATGGCTTGGCCCTAGCTCCACAAGAAATGAATTTGTCTCCGGAAGGAAACTTTGAATATTCTCTAGAAGGATACTCTGCTATTGGTAGCACCAAAGCAAGATCACCTGAAACCTATTTCCCTCAACCTTCTACATGGGGGTCACATTATACCAACGGTTTCCTTCACTCATCTGAGAAACATGAATCTGGATCTGTGGTCCCTCAGCTTCGTGTAGCCTCAAGAACTGACATGAGCAATTACCCAGACTCTGGGATTTCTACATCTAGGGGCACTGTGCCTAACACGGGGGTGGTGACAGAGGAGAAGCCTAATTCATTGTCTGTAGTTGATTCCAAAAG GTGCTACCAAAGGATGGCGATTTTGTAA
- the LOC106764797 gene encoding uncharacterized protein LOC106764797 isoform X1 — MGDLHANGIVFGEDRPCGSSPPSPPLPILNPDPSSVAADAWAAAEQTTGEILRSIQPTLAADRRRREVVDYVQRLIRYGARCEVFPYGSVPLKTYLPDGDIDLTALSCQNIEDGLVSDVRAVLHGEEINEAAEYEVKDVRFIDAEVKLVKCIVQDIVVDISFNQLGGLSTLCFLEKVDQLVAKDHLFKRSIILIKAWCYYESRVLGAHHGLISTYALETLVLYIFHQFHVSLDGPLAVLYRFLDYFSKFDWDNYCVSLKGPISKSSLPNIVAEVPENGGNTLLTEEFIRSCVESFSVPSRGSDLNLRAFPQKHLNIIDPLKENNNLGRSVNKGNFFRIRSAFKYGARKLGWILMLPDDRIADELIRFFANTLERHGSTQVNVDKSVLSSSTASKRDAGPGNQHNYESREEIQDDSSLAGEFLDSSGDGNAVASYKLSEDSRDFATSGVLDIASANDLSYCSNGRIESNISSSESALNTVIDEGIVSNSPRSHTDEKNMASYGSAVSTYANILENNFFHGDRSTTSVSGVTEASMSLLDLTGDYDSHIGNLQYGQMCNGYTVSPVVPSPPRSPKFPKNRNPWETVRQCVQINHSLRSQANSNCVIGQQVYVINHPTLPMTTFASEEKRKIRGTGAYFPNMTSRPYRDNRPIPGRGRGQAQSSQGHLQRHTRNNGLALAPQEMNLSPEGNFEYSLEGYSAIGSTKARSPETYFPQPSTWGSHYTNGFLHSSEKHESGSVVPQLRVASRTDMSNYPDSGISTSRGTVPNTGVVTEEKPNSLSVVDSKSSVSGGVLGHSNCLDDAPQKNSW; from the exons ATGGGCGATCTTCATGCAAACGGCATCGTTTTCGGGGAGGATCGCCCGTGCGGGTCCTCGCCGCCGTCTCCGCCGCTTCCGATATTAAATCCCGATCCGTCCTCTGTGGCGGCGGATGCCTGGGCGGCGGCCGAGCAAACCACCGGCGAGATTCTCCGCAGCATACAGCCCACGCTCGCCGCCGACCGGAGGCGGAGGGAGGTCGTCGATTACGTCCAGAGGCTCATTCGGTACGGCGCGCGCTGCGAG GTTTTTCCATATGGATCAGTTCCATTAAAAACATATCTTCCAGATGGAGATATTGATTTAACTGCACTCAGTTGTCAAAACATTGAGGATGGCTTGGTATCTGATGTTCGTGCTGTTCTTCATGGAGAGGAAATTAATGAAGCTGCTGAATATGAAGTGAAGGATGTTCGTTTCATTGATGCAGAG GTTAAGCTTGTTAAATGCATAGTACAGGATATTGTTGTAGACATCTCTTTCAATCAGTTAGGAGGACTCAGTACATTATGCTTTCTTGAGAAG GTTGATCAACTTGTTGCCAAGGATCATCTTTTCAAACGTAGTATTATCCTGATTAAGGCTTGGTGCTATTATGAGAGCCGTGTACTGGGTGCTCATCATGGTCTGATTTCGACATATGCTTTGGAAACCTTGGTTCTGTATATCTTCCATCAGTTTCATGTATCCTTAGATGGTCCTCTAGCA GTTCTCTACAGATTTTTGGACTACTTCAGCAAATTTGATTGGGACAACTATTGTGTTAGTTTGAAGGGACCAATTAGCAAATCTTCTCTGCCTAATATAGTAG CTGAGGTTCCTGAAAATGGAGGAAATACCCTACTGACTGAAGAATTCATTAGAAGCTGTGTGGAATCATTCTCAGTACCATCAAGAGGGTCAGATTTAAATTTGCGTGCATTTCCCCAGAAACATCTTAACATCATTGATCCATTGAAGGAAAACAACAATCTTGGCCGGAGTGTCAATAAAG gGAACTTTTTCCGAATACGCAGTGCTTTTAAGTATGGTGCCCGTAAACTTGGCTGGATTCTTATGTTACCAGACGATAGAATAGCAGATGAGCTTATTAGGTTCTTTGCAAACACCCTGGAAAGGCATGGAAGCACTCAGGTAAATGTAGACAAGTCAGTTTTGAGCTCATCTACAGCATCCAAAAGGGATGCAGGACCTGGAAATCAACATAATTATGAAAGCAGAGAGGAAATCCAAGATGACTCCTCTTTGGCAGGGGAGTTCCTTGATTCCTCTGGGGATGGAAATGCAGTCGCAAGTTATAAACTTAGTGAAGATTCTAGGGATTTTGCAACATCTGGGGTATTGGATATAGCAAGCGCTAATGATTTGTCATATTGTTCAAATGGGCGAATTGAAAGTAATATTTCAAGCAGTGAATCTGCTCTAAATACTGTTATTGATGAAGGTATAGTGAGCAATTCTCCCAGATCACATACTGATGAAAAGAATATGGCATCTTATGGTTCAGCTGTTTCAACATATGCTAATATCcttgaaaataatttctttcatgGTGATAGATCCACCACTAGTGTTTCTGGGGTTACTGAAGCTTCAATGTCGTTGTTGGACCTTACTGGGGATTATGACAGTCACATCGGAAACTTACAATATGGTCAGATGTGTAATGGTTATACTGTCTCTCCTGTTGTGCCTAGCCCTCCTAGATCTCCGAAGTTCCCAAAAAATAGGAATCCATGGGAAACTGTTCGTCAATGTGTACAAATTAATCACAGTCTTCGATCTCAGGCAAACTCAAATTGTGTTATTGGGCAACAAGTTTACGTCATAAATCATCCCACACTTCCAATGACAACTTTTGCttcagaagaaaaaaggaaaattcgAGGAACAGGCGCATACTTTCCTAACATG ACTTCTCGTCCTTACAGGGATAATAGGCCAATTCCAGGAAGGGGAAGGGGCCAAGCACAAAGTTCTCAGGGGCATCTGCAGAGACACACTCGTAACAATGGCTTGGCCCTAGCTCCACAAGAAATGAATTTGTCTCCGGAAGGAAACTTTGAATATTCTCTAGAAGGATACTCTGCTATTGGTAGCACCAAAGCAAGATCACCTGAAACCTATTTCCCTCAACCTTCTACATGGGGGTCACATTATACCAACGGTTTCCTTCACTCATCTGAGAAACATGAATCTGGATCTGTGGTCCCTCAGCTTCGTGTAGCCTCAAGAACTGACATGAGCAATTACCCAGACTCTGGGATTTCTACATCTAGGGGCACTGTGCCTAACACGGGGGTGGTGACAGAGGAGAAGCCTAATTCATTGTCTGTAGTTGATTCCAAAAG CAGTGTCTCTGGTGGAGTTCTTGGCCATTCGAATTGCCTTGATGACGCCCCCCAGAAAAATTCGTGGTAG
- the LOC106764797 gene encoding uncharacterized protein LOC106764797 isoform X3, with protein sequence MGDLHANGIVFGEDRPCGSSPPSPPLPILNPDPSSVAADAWAAAEQTTGEILRSIQPTLAADRRRREVVDYVQRLIRYGARCEVFPYGSVPLKTYLPDGDIDLTALSCQNIEDGLVSDVRAVLHGEEINEAAEYEVKDVRFIDAEVKLVKCIVQDIVVDISFNQLGGLSTLCFLEKVDQLVAKDHLFKRSIILIKAWCYYESRVLGAHHGLISTYALETLVLYIFHQFHVSLDGPLAVLYRFLDYFSKFDWDNYCVSLKGPISKSSLPNIVAEVPENGGNTLLTEEFIRSCVESFSVPSRGSDLNLRAFPQKHLNIIDPLKENNNLGRSVNKGNFFRIRSAFKYGARKLGWILMLPDDRIADELIRFFANTLERHGSTQVNVDKSVLSSSTASKRDAGPGNQHNYESREEIQDDSSLAGEFLDSSGDGNAVASYKLSEDSRDFATSGVLDIASANDLSYCSNGRIESNISSSESALNTVIDEGIVSNSPRSHTDEKNMASYGSAVSTYANILENNFFHGDRSTTSVSGVTEASMSLLDLTGDYDSHIGNLQYGQMCNGYTVSPVVPSPPRSPKFPKNRNPWETVRQCVQINHSLRSQANSNCVIGQQVYVINHPTLPMTTFASEEKRKIRGTGAYFPNMTSRPYRDNRPIPGRGRGQAQSSQGHLQRHTRNNGLALAPQEMNLSPEGNFEYSLEGYSAIGSTKARSPETYFPQPSTWGSHYTNGFLHSSEKHESGSVVPQLRVASRTDMSNYPDSGISTSRGTVPNTGVVTEEKPNSLSVVDSKRIDDQAYHLKNEDDFPPLSH encoded by the exons ATGGGCGATCTTCATGCAAACGGCATCGTTTTCGGGGAGGATCGCCCGTGCGGGTCCTCGCCGCCGTCTCCGCCGCTTCCGATATTAAATCCCGATCCGTCCTCTGTGGCGGCGGATGCCTGGGCGGCGGCCGAGCAAACCACCGGCGAGATTCTCCGCAGCATACAGCCCACGCTCGCCGCCGACCGGAGGCGGAGGGAGGTCGTCGATTACGTCCAGAGGCTCATTCGGTACGGCGCGCGCTGCGAG GTTTTTCCATATGGATCAGTTCCATTAAAAACATATCTTCCAGATGGAGATATTGATTTAACTGCACTCAGTTGTCAAAACATTGAGGATGGCTTGGTATCTGATGTTCGTGCTGTTCTTCATGGAGAGGAAATTAATGAAGCTGCTGAATATGAAGTGAAGGATGTTCGTTTCATTGATGCAGAG GTTAAGCTTGTTAAATGCATAGTACAGGATATTGTTGTAGACATCTCTTTCAATCAGTTAGGAGGACTCAGTACATTATGCTTTCTTGAGAAG GTTGATCAACTTGTTGCCAAGGATCATCTTTTCAAACGTAGTATTATCCTGATTAAGGCTTGGTGCTATTATGAGAGCCGTGTACTGGGTGCTCATCATGGTCTGATTTCGACATATGCTTTGGAAACCTTGGTTCTGTATATCTTCCATCAGTTTCATGTATCCTTAGATGGTCCTCTAGCA GTTCTCTACAGATTTTTGGACTACTTCAGCAAATTTGATTGGGACAACTATTGTGTTAGTTTGAAGGGACCAATTAGCAAATCTTCTCTGCCTAATATAGTAG CTGAGGTTCCTGAAAATGGAGGAAATACCCTACTGACTGAAGAATTCATTAGAAGCTGTGTGGAATCATTCTCAGTACCATCAAGAGGGTCAGATTTAAATTTGCGTGCATTTCCCCAGAAACATCTTAACATCATTGATCCATTGAAGGAAAACAACAATCTTGGCCGGAGTGTCAATAAAG gGAACTTTTTCCGAATACGCAGTGCTTTTAAGTATGGTGCCCGTAAACTTGGCTGGATTCTTATGTTACCAGACGATAGAATAGCAGATGAGCTTATTAGGTTCTTTGCAAACACCCTGGAAAGGCATGGAAGCACTCAGGTAAATGTAGACAAGTCAGTTTTGAGCTCATCTACAGCATCCAAAAGGGATGCAGGACCTGGAAATCAACATAATTATGAAAGCAGAGAGGAAATCCAAGATGACTCCTCTTTGGCAGGGGAGTTCCTTGATTCCTCTGGGGATGGAAATGCAGTCGCAAGTTATAAACTTAGTGAAGATTCTAGGGATTTTGCAACATCTGGGGTATTGGATATAGCAAGCGCTAATGATTTGTCATATTGTTCAAATGGGCGAATTGAAAGTAATATTTCAAGCAGTGAATCTGCTCTAAATACTGTTATTGATGAAGGTATAGTGAGCAATTCTCCCAGATCACATACTGATGAAAAGAATATGGCATCTTATGGTTCAGCTGTTTCAACATATGCTAATATCcttgaaaataatttctttcatgGTGATAGATCCACCACTAGTGTTTCTGGGGTTACTGAAGCTTCAATGTCGTTGTTGGACCTTACTGGGGATTATGACAGTCACATCGGAAACTTACAATATGGTCAGATGTGTAATGGTTATACTGTCTCTCCTGTTGTGCCTAGCCCTCCTAGATCTCCGAAGTTCCCAAAAAATAGGAATCCATGGGAAACTGTTCGTCAATGTGTACAAATTAATCACAGTCTTCGATCTCAGGCAAACTCAAATTGTGTTATTGGGCAACAAGTTTACGTCATAAATCATCCCACACTTCCAATGACAACTTTTGCttcagaagaaaaaaggaaaattcgAGGAACAGGCGCATACTTTCCTAACATG ACTTCTCGTCCTTACAGGGATAATAGGCCAATTCCAGGAAGGGGAAGGGGCCAAGCACAAAGTTCTCAGGGGCATCTGCAGAGACACACTCGTAACAATGGCTTGGCCCTAGCTCCACAAGAAATGAATTTGTCTCCGGAAGGAAACTTTGAATATTCTCTAGAAGGATACTCTGCTATTGGTAGCACCAAAGCAAGATCACCTGAAACCTATTTCCCTCAACCTTCTACATGGGGGTCACATTATACCAACGGTTTCCTTCACTCATCTGAGAAACATGAATCTGGATCTGTGGTCCCTCAGCTTCGTGTAGCCTCAAGAACTGACATGAGCAATTACCCAGACTCTGGGATTTCTACATCTAGGGGCACTGTGCCTAACACGGGGGTGGTGACAGAGGAGAAGCCTAATTCATTGTCTGTAGTTGATTCCAAAAG GATTGACGATCAAGCTTATCATTTGAAGAATGAAGATGACTTTCCTCCACTTTCCCACTGA